The following are encoded together in the Montipora foliosa isolate CH-2021 chromosome 12, ASM3666993v2, whole genome shotgun sequence genome:
- the LOC137980916 gene encoding integrase/recombinase xerD homolog, whose amino-acid sequence MVVLVKELKNLQKSSKASSTLSKYASSWKTWCAWSSSTLHIPEIPAKPLHVALFLTEMFLSCVEKATGSSALESAVYAIRWAHRTAGLNSPTDHPVVQSTLEGAKRKLGRPVNPKEPISLELVETLCVNYASSSSLRHLRFLVILLLGYAGFLRVDELHSLKVEDISIVDDHMAISVRKRKNDQYREGHTVYIAKSGKVTCPVTTTGKLLVHLSGSSSETPLIRRIVKSKKTERFHSTKGISTTTIREEFKTHVSSFAVNIQQLSMHSLKSGAASNLGCRSLDSDLIDRLAGWRCSYSKRRYIKYSKDDLLKVSKSLNL is encoded by the coding sequence ATGGTTGTTCTAGTCAAAGAGCTGAAAAATCTTCAGAAGTCCTCAAAGGCAAGTTCAACGCTTTCCAAGTATGCTTCAAGCTGGAAAACGTGGTGTGCGTGGTCATCATCCACTCTGCACATCCCTGAGATACCTGCCAAGCCCCTACATGTTGCTCTGTTTCTGACGGAGATGTTTCTTTCATGCGTTGAAAAGGCCACCGGATCTTCGGCTCTTGAGTCAGCCGTCTATGCTATTAGATGGGCGCATCGCACAGCCGGCTTGAATTCACCGACGGACCACCCAGTCGTGCAATCCACTCTGGAGGGCGCGAAAAGAAAGCTTGGACGGCCGGTGAATCCCAAGGAGCCAATCTCCTTGGAACTTGTAGAGACACTTTGTGTGAATTACGCGTCCAGCTCATCCCTTAGACATCTTCGATTTCTGGTCATCCTACTCCTCGGCTACGCAGGGTTTTTACGTGTCGACGAGCTGCATTCGTTAAAAGTTGAGGATATATCTATTGTCGACGACCATATGGCAATTTCCGTCAGGAAGCGAAAAAACGACCAGTATAGAGAAGGCCACACAGTTTACATCGCCAAGTCGGGGAAGGTCACTTGTCCTGTCACAACGACTGGAAAGCTCCTTGTTCATTTATCTGGTTCCAGCTCGGAGACGCCTTTAATTAGGAGAATCGtcaaatcaaaaaagacggagcGCTTTCATTCCACGAAAGGAatttctactactactattcGTGAGGAGTTCAAGACCCACGTATCGTCATTTGCCGTTAACATACAGCAGTTAAGCATGCACAGCCTGAAATCTGGTGCAGCATCGAACTTGGGTTGCCGTTCATTAGACTCTGACCTGATTGACAGGCTCGCCGGTTGGCGCTGCTCATATTCGAAAAGGCGCTACATCAAATATTCAAAAGATGATCTTCTCAAAGTGTCCAAGTCGTTGAACTTATAA
- the LOC137979789 gene encoding uncharacterized protein — protein MDVSSLYPNIPQEEGIEIVCNAYETFHNNDPPIPTHYLREMLGVILTENSFEFNGKNYLQTHGVAMGTKTAVSFANIFMAEIETNLMQQNNTKPREWKRYIDDVFSLWDCNRNEVERFIEQAYTFHPTIKFTAEISENEVIFLDTVVFKGERFIKESILDIKTHYKPTETFQYTHFTSCHPPGVKRGFIKGEAIRLLRTNSSKTTFEECLTNFKRRLEARGYPKNYIECFLSEVNFDSRQSALNPQKHKTAERILPFVTTYHPAVKKLKQIVMESWSFIENQPLLKTIFTIPPIISYKRGKSLKDVLVRAKL, from the coding sequence ATGGACGTTTCTAGCTTATACCCAAATATACCACAAGAGGAGGGAATAGAAATAGTATGCAATGCATATGAGACGTTCCACAACAATGATCCTCCGAtccccacacactatttgaggGAAATGCTTGGTGTAATCCTAACAGAGAACTCATTTGAGTTCAATGGAAAAAATTATCTCCAAACACATGGTGTCGCAATGGGCACAAAAACAGCAGTGTCTTTTGCAAACATATTCATGGCGGAGATAGAGACAAATTtaatgcaacaaaacaataccaaGCCAAGAGAATGGAAACGTTACATTGATGACGTTTTCTCCCTTTGGGACTGTAATAGGAATGAAGTGGAACGTTTCATTGAACAGGCTTACACATTCCACCCaacaataaaattcacggcCGAAATATCAGAGAACGAAGTTATTTTCCTGGATACAGTGGTATTCAAAGGAGAGAGATTCATAAAAGaatccatcctagacatcaaaACTCACTACAAGCCGACGGAAACTTTTCAATATACCCATTTTACCTCGTGCCACCCTCCGGGGGTAAAAAGAGGCTTTATCAAAGGCGAAGCAATACGACTgcttagaacaaactcttcaaaaacaacatttgaagagtGCCTCACAAACTTTAAACGACGCCTCGAAGCACGCGGGTATCCAAAAAACTACATAGAATGTTTCCTGTCAGAGGTCAACTTTGACTCAAGACAATCGGCTCTTAATCcgcaaaaacataaaactgcagagagaatattgccttttgtcactACATACCATCCTGCGGTAAAGAAACTTAAACAAATCGTGATGGAAAGCTGGAGTTTCATAGAAAACCAGCCTctgctgaaaacaatttttacaattccTCCGATCATATCttacaaaagaggtaaatctctaaaAGACGTGCTTGTAAGAGCAAAACTATAA
- the LOC137979384 gene encoding uncharacterized protein → MECHLITYLLSRNRHFFHFSSLFAQSVISITRIVIARTSDTSHDHLSTKFTTVLAYGNMTAFRRSLLVDQKKMDSLLPPDKKKRTEINKRANARRDPAERSPHFSQTIEVKKDQRSRLEAIKQRINNAKSALGIDRSTSSTQNADLMERLLSYFEMIRPSAVESSSSSSTKTNVLQGPTTSPSNPVQPSPSSGEVPVQQRTRKRQIYVESTVDDGCYVCTKSSLQALLYKDQGFGYVSVVQELCNKTMADARAEVQATQDYITSGNCIITDARHDSSRSAVHSTVTAISMSNKKIISVCNWSCADERRAPSREVSMTKQLVTNLTETEGKNHEISDVPLLVGYNITEVAHDCVRSLKNWFEQRGIKNSFNTWHGTKGVACDMKKVCSDAQRDEGKTWFSELVDKAEICDVLYTAKATKTHFYWAMRNNDGTDAGFQQYMYLLNIVDHYQCRDTFYIETFHVVVLIYAPKRINFGDKTYVMRVHLAILDLSLVSHN, encoded by the exons atggaatgtcatcttataacttacctgctgtcacgcaatcgtcatttttttcatttttcgagccTTTTTGCGCAATCTGTCATATCGATAACACGCATTGTGATAGCGCGGACAAGTGACACATCACATGACCATCTTAGCACAAAGTTCACCACTGTCTTGGCTTACGGCAACATGACGGCCTTTCGGAGAAGTCTGCTTGTAGATCAG aaaaaaatggacaGCTTACTACCTCCAGATAAAAAGAAACGTACGGAAATCAACAAACGTGCAAATGCACGGCGAGATCCAGCGGAACGAAGCCCACATTTCAGTCAGACAATTGAAGTAAAAAAGGATCAGCGAAGTCGTTTGGAAGCCATCAAACAGCGGATAAACAACGCTAAATCAGCTCTTGGTATAGACAGAAGCACCTCTTCCACGCAGAATGCTGATTTAATGGAAAGACTTCTTTCGTATTTTGAAATGATTCGTCCATCGGCTGTCGAAAGCAGCTCTTCATCTAGCACCAAGACTAATGTACTCCAAGGGCCAACAACGTCTCCCTCTAACCCCGTTCAACCATCACCAAGTTCTGGTGAGGTGCCCGTCCAACAACGAACTCGGAAGAGACAAATATATGTGGAGTCTACGGTGGATGATGGATGCTATGTGTGCACAAAATCATCTTTGCAAGCACTTT TATATAAAGACCAAGGATTTGGATATGTGTCTGTAGTTCAGGAACTGTGCAACAAGACCATGGCTGATGCAAGGGCAGAGGTTCAAGCTACACAAGACTATATTACAAGCGGGAAT TGTATAATAACAGATGCCAGACATGACTCAAGTAGATCAGCCGTGCATTCTACAGTTACAGCTATTTCTATGAG caacaaaaaaattatctccGTCTGCAATTGGAGCTGCGCAGATGAAAGGAGAGCCCCTAGTAGAGAAGTATCAATGACAAAACAGCTGGTGACAAACCTCACAGAAACTGAAG GCAAAAACCATGAGATATCAGATGTACCCTTGCTGGTAGGATACAATATAACAGAGGTGGCCCATGACTGTGTCAGATCATTGAAAAATTGGTTTGAGCAAAGAGGCATCAAGAATTCATTTAACACCTGGCATG GTACTAAAGGAGTGGCATGTGACATGAAAAAAGTGTGCAGTGATGCTCAACGTGATGAGGGGAAGACATGGTTTTCTGAATTAGTGGATAAAG CTGAAATTTGTGATGTTCTTTACACAGCCAAAGCCACCAAAACACATTTCTACTGGGCAATGAGGAACAATGATGGGACTGATGCTGGGTTTCAGCAGTACATGTACCTACTCAACATTGTGGACCATTACCAG TGCCGTGACACCTTTTACATTGAGACCTTTCATGTGGTGGTCCTTATATATGCCCCGAAGAGGATCAACTTTGGTGACAAGACATATGTGATGAGGGTCCATCTGGCCATTTTGGATTTG AGCCTTGTCAGTCACAATTAA